Proteins encoded by one window of Dendropsophus ebraccatus isolate aDenEbr1 chromosome 4, aDenEbr1.pat, whole genome shotgun sequence:
- the TSSC4 gene encoding U5 small nuclear ribonucleoprotein TSSC4, which translates to MSESEKKDNPPKAFSAFAYESKNDPDTLSLSDSDPDLSDEAEVTSLSPAEEEDEEEETRQEEEQKSFTLPFTLKGTNAGFSLRSNDIFGGLLDLQKKSPLTQQNRKREVADTLPDDVKVERSDVSAEQVSTGSDAAPIKSAKGSTSAKPSAPSGRLPDYLTNPERWTKYSLENVPDTSDRTNRSTALNFLAELKHQKEATEVPKEASKRSYNQDSSSSGEGRILFSKPTKKLQQSSDKAGSQSGPLDMSGGLTEEVTDESEVPGEQAEVETLGFHGVKKRGRKNIRPKSLNEDEEEAS; encoded by the coding sequence ATGTCGGAATCGGAAAAAAAAGACAACCCCCCAAAAGCTTTTAGTGCTTTTGCCTACGAATCAAAAAATGATCCTGACACCCTCTCACTTAGTGATTCAGACCCTGACTTGTCAGATGAAGCAGAGGTGACATCTCTAAGTCCTGCAGAAGaagaggatgaagaagaagagaccAGACAGGAAGAAGAACAAAAATCTTTCACACTTCCATTCACCCTAAAGGGAACTAATGCAGGCTTCTCCCTGCGTAGCAATGACATCTTTGGGGGTCTTCTAGACTTACAGAAAAAGTCGCCTCTTACCCAGCAAAATAGAAAACGTGAGGTGGCTGATACCTTACCGGATGATGTCAAAGTCGAGAGATCTGATGTCTCAGCTGAGCAAGTCAGTACTGGAAGTGATGCTGCACCTATCAAATCAGCCAAGGGCTCCACAAGTGCAAAACCCTCGGCTCCTAGTGGGCGTCTACCAGATTATTTAACAAACCCAGAGCGCTGGACTAAATACAGCCTGGAGAATgttcctgataccagtgatcgcACAAACCGCAGTACAGCTCTCAACTTTCTAGCTGAGTTAAAGCATCAAAAGGAAGCCACAGAAGTCCCCAAAGAAGCAAGCAAACGCTCCTACAACCAAGACTCCTCCAGCTCTGGAGAGGGCAGAATTTTGTTTTCAAAGCCCACCAAAAAGCTCCAGCAGAGCAGTGATAAAGCGGGGTCACAGTCAGGGCCTCTTGACATGTCCGGGGGATTGACTGAAGAAGTAACAGATGAGAGTGAGGTTCCAGGAGAGCAGGCGGAGGTTGAGACCTTGGGGTTCCATGGAGTTAAAAAACGAGGTCGGAAAAACATCAGGCCAAAATCACTCAATGAAGATGAAGAAGAAGCTTCGTAG